A window of Clostridium sp. Marseille-P299 contains these coding sequences:
- the secG gene encoding preprotein translocase subunit SecG, with protein MEILRVLVTVVYVLICIGLVVVVLMQEGKSAGLSGAINGVADTYWGKNKGRSMEGALVKVTKILAALFIVLSVVLNLHWGL; from the coding sequence ATGGAAATATTAAGAGTTCTTGTAACAGTTGTTTACGTTCTTATTTGTATAGGATTAGTTGTTGTTGTATTAATGCAAGAAGGTAAATCTGCTGGACTATCTGGAGCGATCAACGGCGTTGCAGATACTTATTGGGGAAAAAATAAGGGACGTTCAATGGAAGGTGCATTGGTGAAGGTTACCAAAATTCTTGCTGCTTTATTTATCGTTCTTTCAGTAGTATTAAATTTACACTGGGGACTATAA